The following are from one region of the Mycolicibacterium helvum genome:
- a CDS encoding SecDF P1 head subdomain-containing protein yields the protein MLAVVSVLATVTPYLLRLTSSLEMQRRSATSVTPTTTTPVVTIKPLSVRPVVRSSATTPTECPVTTQTPSNQPIQACDIAKTAVYELAPEALNVDLTNVGSFRNPVSGVELVQISLTPESAKRFGQFTASQVGQQVSFVRGGTVVWAAKISAPLEGQVVQLFGGLTPEQAEQMALMLRDSS from the coding sequence GTGCTGGCGGTCGTGTCCGTCTTGGCCACGGTTACGCCTTACTTGCTTCGGCTGACATCGTCGCTAGAAATGCAGCGTAGAAGCGCCACCTCGGTCACTCCGACGACCACCACACCGGTGGTGACCATCAAACCGCTGTCAGTCCGTCCGGTGGTCAGAAGCTCCGCCACCACGCCGACAGAATGCCCGGTGACCACCCAGACCCCATCAAATCAGCCGATACAGGCGTGCGACATCGCCAAGACAGCGGTTTACGAACTCGCACCCGAGGCGCTGAACGTAGATTTGACGAACGTAGGCTCTTTCCGTAATCCCGTCTCCGGTGTCGAGTTGGTGCAGATATCCCTGACTCCGGAATCGGCGAAGCGGTTTGGCCAATTCACTGCAAGCCAAGTGGGCCAACAGGTTTCCTTCGTCCGCGGCGGAACAGTGGTATGGGCCGCCAAAATTTCCGCACCGCTAGAAGGTCAGGTGGTGCAACTGTTCGGCGGGCTGACACCCGAACAAGCCGAGCAAATGGCCCTCATGCTGCGCGACAGCAGCTGA
- a CDS encoding glycosyltransferase — protein MPSHDSGDTAAPASGNGRPAICLNMIVRDEAHVVREVLNAVAPFISSWVIVDTGSEDGTQDVVRAHMAGLGIPGELYERPWKNFGHNRSEALALAQGRGDYIWVIDADDMVFGTPDFDGLTAGVYALSYGTHFRYWRPQLFRDGLPWRYVGVVHEYATCDEPYVEDRLHGEYHLESRRLGSRNLDPKKYERDRDLLLAEVERDPSDVRSMFYLAQSCFDLGDYNTARYWYARRAEETSGFVEEIYFSLFRLAETLAHLGAPWQEVQDAYLRAWECRPTRAEPLFAIAHHYRTEERYHLGYLFAEQAARIPLPELDVLFIHAEVYAWSALDELAVCASWIGRNDQALAIFEWLLTKDCLPDEDRNRISANRDFCADRLAELDAAQQLQTTGN, from the coding sequence ATGCCCAGCCATGATTCAGGTGACACGGCGGCGCCCGCATCTGGAAACGGACGCCCAGCAATCTGTCTCAATATGATCGTCCGCGACGAGGCGCACGTTGTACGCGAAGTTCTCAACGCGGTCGCCCCTTTTATCAGCTCCTGGGTAATCGTCGACACCGGTTCCGAGGACGGAACCCAGGACGTGGTCCGTGCCCACATGGCCGGTCTTGGCATTCCGGGTGAGCTATACGAGCGGCCGTGGAAGAACTTCGGCCACAATCGTTCTGAAGCACTCGCCCTTGCTCAGGGCCGCGGGGACTATATCTGGGTCATTGATGCCGACGACATGGTCTTCGGTACACCCGACTTCGACGGTCTCACTGCCGGTGTGTATGCCCTGTCCTACGGAACGCACTTCCGCTACTGGCGCCCGCAGTTGTTCCGCGACGGTCTGCCATGGCGCTATGTCGGTGTCGTTCATGAGTACGCAACGTGTGACGAGCCGTATGTCGAAGATCGACTGCACGGCGAATACCACCTTGAATCGCGTCGTTTGGGCAGCCGCAATCTCGATCCGAAGAAGTATGAACGGGACCGCGATCTGCTGCTAGCCGAGGTTGAACGCGATCCCAGTGACGTTCGCTCCATGTTTTATTTGGCCCAATCCTGCTTCGATCTGGGCGATTACAACACCGCACGCTACTGGTACGCGCGCCGTGCGGAGGAGACGTCAGGCTTTGTCGAGGAGATTTACTTCTCGCTATTCCGGTTGGCCGAGACATTGGCACACCTGGGAGCCCCATGGCAGGAGGTACAGGACGCGTACCTACGGGCGTGGGAGTGCCGGCCCACGCGTGCAGAACCGCTTTTCGCAATCGCCCACCATTACCGCACCGAGGAGCGCTACCACCTGGGCTACTTGTTCGCCGAGCAAGCGGCCAGAATTCCGTTACCCGAACTCGACGTGCTGTTCATCCACGCTGAGGTTTATGCCTGGAGTGCGCTGGACGAACTGGCTGTGTGCGCATCGTGGATCGGCAGGAACGACCAGGCGTTGGCCATTTTCGAGTGGTTGCTGACCAAGGATTGCCTTCCCGATGAAGACCGGAACAGGATAAGCGCCAATCGCGATTTCTGTGCCGACCGGCTGGCCGAACTCGATGCCGCCCAGCAGCTTCAGACAACCGGAAACTGA
- a CDS encoding crotonase/enoyl-CoA hydratase family protein, whose translation MSGSVGSSAAIGESVRVERNGAVTTVILDRPQARNAVDGPTALALFRAFEEFDNDESASVAVLWGDHGTFCAGADLKAIGTSEGNPTHRTGPGPMGPSRMVLSKPVIAAVSGYAVAGGLELALWCDLRVVEQDAVFGVFCRRWGVPLIDGGTVRLPRLIGHSRAMDLILTGRAVDADEALAIGLANRVVPTGQARQAAEELAAELAQLPQLCLRSDRLSMLNQWGQSEAEAMDFEFASLSRVAVESLAGAQRFAQGAGRHGGNA comes from the coding sequence ATGAGTGGTTCGGTGGGCAGCAGCGCAGCGATCGGGGAATCGGTTCGGGTAGAGCGCAACGGCGCAGTGACGACAGTGATCCTGGACCGCCCCCAGGCTCGCAATGCCGTCGACGGCCCCACGGCGTTGGCGTTGTTCCGCGCTTTCGAGGAATTCGACAATGACGAGTCCGCGTCGGTGGCGGTGCTCTGGGGCGATCACGGAACCTTCTGCGCCGGAGCCGATCTCAAGGCGATCGGTACATCCGAGGGTAACCCCACCCATCGAACGGGCCCCGGGCCCATGGGTCCCAGCCGCATGGTGTTGTCCAAACCGGTCATCGCCGCGGTGAGCGGCTATGCCGTGGCCGGCGGTCTCGAGTTGGCGTTGTGGTGTGACCTGCGGGTCGTCGAACAAGACGCGGTGTTCGGGGTGTTCTGCCGACGGTGGGGCGTGCCCCTGATCGATGGCGGCACGGTGCGGCTGCCGCGGCTCATCGGACACAGCCGGGCGATGGACCTGATCCTGACCGGCCGCGCCGTCGACGCCGACGAGGCGCTCGCGATCGGTTTGGCCAACCGGGTGGTCCCCACCGGGCAGGCCCGTCAGGCCGCCGAGGAACTGGCCGCCGAGTTAGCCCAGCTACCCCAGCTGTGTCTGCGTTCGGATCGACTGTCGATGCTCAACCAATGGGGGCAGTCCGAGGCTGAGGCCATGGACTTCGAGTTCGCCAGTCTGTCGCGGGTGGCCGTCGAATCGCTTGCCGGAGCACAGCGGTTCGCCCAGGGCGCCGGCCGGCACGGTGGGAATGCCTAG
- a CDS encoding PaaX family transcriptional regulator C-terminal domain-containing protein, whose protein sequence is MTARSVVLSVLLGAHPAWATSAELLQLTSDFGIREQTLRVALTRMVAAGDLVRSDDGYRLSDRLLNRQRRQDDALYPRTRDWDGSWITLAITAVGMDARVRAALRNTLQIKRFGELREGLWLRPDNLDDELPAEVVERVRVLSARDDDPAELTRRLWDLPDWAHTGDRLLDDMAAARDVPGRFRAAAGMVRHLLTDPVLPTELLPTHWPGVELRKAYADFAAELGARRDEGRLVEAK, encoded by the coding sequence ATGACCGCCCGTTCGGTGGTGCTCAGCGTATTGCTCGGTGCACATCCGGCGTGGGCCACCTCGGCGGAACTGCTGCAACTCACCTCGGATTTCGGCATCCGCGAACAGACCCTGCGGGTGGCGCTGACCCGGATGGTGGCGGCCGGTGACCTGGTGCGCTCCGACGACGGCTACCGGCTCTCCGACCGGCTGCTCAACCGCCAGCGCCGTCAGGATGATGCGCTCTATCCGCGCACCCGCGACTGGGACGGCAGTTGGATCACGTTGGCCATCACCGCGGTCGGCATGGATGCCCGAGTGCGCGCCGCGCTGCGAAACACCTTACAGATCAAGCGGTTCGGGGAACTCAGGGAAGGTCTCTGGCTGCGGCCGGACAACCTCGACGACGAGCTGCCCGCCGAGGTCGTCGAACGGGTACGGGTGCTGAGCGCGCGTGACGACGACCCGGCCGAGCTGACCCGGCGCTTGTGGGATCTGCCCGACTGGGCGCACACCGGAGATCGGCTGCTGGACGATATGGCAGCAGCCCGGGACGTTCCGGGACGGTTCCGCGCGGCCGCCGGCATGGTGCGACACCTCCTCACCGATCCGGTGCTGCCCACCGAACTGCTGCCGACGCACTGGCCAGGCGTCGAACTTCGAAAGGCCTACGCAGACTTCGCCGCCGAACTGGGCGCGCGGCGGGACGAGGGGCGACTGGTGGAGGCGAAATGA
- a CDS encoding crotonase/enoyl-CoA hydratase family protein, whose protein sequence is MIELNTMTYEVTDRVARITFNRPDKGNAIVADTPLELAALVERADLDPNVHVILVSGRGEGFCAGFDLGAYADGSSSAGGGDRQGTVLDGKTQAVNHKADRPWDPMIDYQMMSRFVRGFASLMHADKPTVVKIHGYCVAGGTDIALHADQVIAASDAKIGYPPTRVWGVPAAGLWAHRLGDQRAKRLLLTGDCITGAQAAEWGLAIEAPEPADLDERTERLVERIAAVPVNQLIMVKLAMNSALYQQGVATSRMVSTVFDGIARHTPEGHAFVADAREHGFREAVRHRDEPFGDHGRRASGV, encoded by the coding sequence ATGATTGAACTCAACACGATGACCTACGAGGTCACCGATCGAGTCGCCCGCATCACCTTCAACCGCCCGGACAAGGGCAACGCGATCGTTGCCGACACTCCGCTGGAGTTGGCGGCGCTGGTCGAGCGGGCCGACCTGGACCCCAACGTGCACGTCATCTTGGTGTCGGGCCGCGGCGAAGGATTCTGCGCCGGGTTCGACCTGGGGGCCTACGCCGACGGCTCGTCGTCGGCGGGCGGCGGGGACCGGCAGGGCACCGTGCTCGACGGCAAGACGCAGGCGGTCAACCACAAGGCCGATCGGCCGTGGGATCCGATGATCGACTATCAGATGATGAGCCGTTTCGTGCGGGGCTTCGCCAGCCTGATGCATGCTGACAAGCCAACCGTGGTCAAGATCCACGGCTACTGCGTGGCGGGCGGCACCGATATCGCGTTGCACGCCGACCAGGTGATCGCCGCCTCCGACGCCAAGATCGGCTATCCGCCGACCCGGGTGTGGGGTGTTCCCGCGGCCGGGTTGTGGGCGCATCGTCTGGGGGATCAGCGGGCCAAACGCCTTCTGCTGACCGGGGATTGCATCACCGGTGCGCAGGCTGCCGAGTGGGGTCTGGCGATCGAGGCACCCGAACCGGCCGATCTCGACGAGCGCACCGAGCGGCTCGTCGAGCGCATCGCGGCCGTGCCGGTCAACCAGTTGATCATGGTGAAGCTGGCGATGAACAGCGCGCTGTATCAGCAGGGCGTGGCGACCAGTCGGATGGTCAGCACAGTGTTCGACGGGATCGCCCGGCACACGCCGGAGGGGCACGCGTTCGTGGCGGACGCCCGCGAGCATGGCTTCCGGGAGGCGGTTCGCCACCGCGACGAGCCGTTCGGTGACCACGGGCGCCGTGCCTCGGGAGTGTGA
- a CDS encoding acyl-CoA dehydrogenase family protein, with product MSDTHVVTNQVPPLVDHNPANSPVLIEALIREGGQWGLDEVTEIGALSGGAQAQRWGDLADRNQPILHTHDRYGYRVDEIEYDPAYHELMRTAIAHGLHAAPWADDRPGAHVVRAAKMGAWTPEPGHVCPISMTYAVVPALRHNPDLAKVYEPLLTSRQYDPELKVPSTKVGITAGMSMTEKQGGSDVRAGTTQAVPNGDGSYRITGHKWFTSAAMSDIFLVLAQAPGGLSCFMLPRVLPDGTRNRMFLQRLKDKLGNHANASSEVEYDDAIAWLVGDEGRGVSTIIEMVNLTRLDCTLGSATSMRSGLTRAVHHAQHRKAFGAYLIDQPLMRNVLADLAVEAEAATVIAMRMAGATDAAVRGDERETLLRRIGLAAAKYWVCKRATPHAGEAMECLGGNGYAEESGMPRLYREAPLMGIWEGSGNVSALDTLRAMATRPECVDVLFDELAISAGQDVRLDTHVAELRAELGEFDAIEYRARKVTEDIALALQGSLLVRHGHPAVAEAFLATRMGGNWGGAFGTLPAGLDLAPILERCLVKG from the coding sequence ATGTCGGATACGCATGTCGTCACCAACCAGGTTCCACCGCTGGTGGACCACAACCCGGCGAATTCACCGGTGCTGATCGAGGCTCTCATCCGCGAGGGCGGCCAATGGGGCCTCGATGAGGTCACCGAGATCGGCGCGCTCTCGGGTGGCGCGCAGGCTCAGCGCTGGGGAGATCTGGCGGACCGCAACCAGCCGATCCTGCACACCCACGATCGGTACGGCTATCGCGTTGACGAGATCGAGTACGACCCCGCCTACCACGAGCTGATGCGCACGGCCATCGCCCACGGGCTGCACGCAGCCCCATGGGCCGACGACCGTCCGGGCGCCCACGTGGTGCGGGCGGCCAAGATGGGCGCGTGGACTCCCGAGCCCGGCCACGTGTGCCCGATCTCGATGACCTATGCCGTGGTGCCCGCGCTGCGCCACAACCCCGACCTCGCCAAGGTCTACGAGCCGCTGCTGACCAGCCGCCAGTACGACCCGGAGCTGAAGGTACCCAGTACCAAGGTCGGCATCACGGCGGGCATGTCGATGACCGAGAAGCAGGGGGGCTCCGACGTCCGGGCCGGCACCACACAGGCTGTCCCCAACGGAGACGGTAGCTACCGCATCACCGGCCACAAGTGGTTCACCTCCGCGGCGATGAGTGACATCTTCCTGGTATTGGCTCAGGCTCCTGGCGGGCTCAGCTGTTTCATGCTGCCGCGCGTGCTTCCCGACGGCACCCGTAACCGAATGTTCTTGCAGCGCTTGAAGGACAAGCTTGGCAACCACGCCAATGCCTCCAGTGAGGTCGAATACGACGATGCCATCGCGTGGCTGGTCGGCGACGAGGGCCGCGGGGTGTCCACCATCATCGAGATGGTCAACCTCACCCGGCTGGACTGCACGCTGGGCAGCGCCACCAGCATGCGTAGCGGGCTGACCCGCGCCGTGCACCACGCCCAGCATCGAAAGGCGTTCGGCGCCTATCTGATCGACCAGCCGTTGATGCGCAACGTGCTGGCCGACCTCGCCGTCGAAGCCGAGGCGGCCACCGTCATCGCGATGCGGATGGCCGGGGCCACCGACGCCGCTGTCCGCGGTGACGAACGGGAGACACTGCTGCGCCGCATCGGCTTGGCTGCCGCCAAGTACTGGGTGTGCAAGCGGGCCACCCCGCACGCCGGCGAGGCGATGGAATGCCTGGGCGGCAACGGCTATGCCGAGGAGTCCGGCATGCCCCGGCTCTACCGGGAGGCGCCGCTGATGGGCATCTGGGAAGGCTCGGGCAACGTCAGCGCACTGGACACGTTGCGTGCCATGGCAACCCGGCCAGAATGTGTCGATGTGCTGTTCGATGAACTGGCCATCAGCGCCGGTCAGGATGTTCGGCTGGACACCCATGTCGCCGAGTTGCGTGCGGAGCTAGGGGAGTTCGACGCGATCGAATACCGGGCGCGCAAGGTCACCGAGGACATCGCGTTGGCGCTGCAAGGTTCTCTGCTGGTCCGCCACGGCCACCCCGCGGTTGCCGAGGCGTTCCTGGCCACCCGGATGGGCGGCAACTGGGGTGGAGCGTTCGGTACGCTGCCGGCCGGGCTCGATCTCGCGCCGATCCTCGAACGCTGCCTGGTGAAGGGATGA
- a CDS encoding cupin domain-containing protein, whose translation MNPNSVVHAAALWLEHEPVPADQTVDGDPHTGIAELDVFGGLQVGVWEMTPGVMRDVEAEELFVVLSGAATVEFDDDSPALTLGAGDVARLTKGARTVWTVTETLRKVYLT comes from the coding sequence GTGAATCCGAACTCTGTTGTCCACGCTGCAGCGCTGTGGCTCGAGCACGAGCCGGTGCCCGCCGACCAGACCGTCGACGGCGACCCGCACACCGGGATCGCCGAACTCGACGTATTCGGCGGGCTCCAAGTCGGGGTGTGGGAGATGACACCCGGAGTGATGCGCGACGTGGAAGCCGAGGAACTGTTCGTGGTGCTCTCCGGAGCGGCCACCGTCGAGTTCGACGACGACAGCCCGGCACTGACGCTGGGTGCCGGCGACGTGGCGCGCCTGACGAAAGGCGCCAGGACGGTGTGGACGGTGACGGAGACGCTGCGGAAGGTGTACCTCACCTAG
- a CDS encoding alpha/beta hydrolase family esterase has product MWARRIALLGAVVLISACAPSGAAATAFTPGDSVHKITVGGIDRGYRLYIPAGLPRAAPLVVMLHGWTGSAAQAEQEYGWNQLADSAKFVVAYPDGVGRSWNVGGCCGRASSDGVDDVGFITAAVREVVDNVGIDPARIYAAGISNGGMMAYKLACDSAVFAAIGPDAATELEACPAPRPISVLHIHGTDDRLIRYDGEPGTAVPIKTPPPSEVNAFWRAVDQCQPPTTTVEAALTTSVASCPGGRSVELITVAGGGHDWPSFATQRMWDFFAAHPG; this is encoded by the coding sequence ATGTGGGCCCGCCGAATCGCGTTGTTGGGGGCTGTTGTGCTGATCTCGGCCTGTGCACCGTCGGGAGCGGCCGCGACCGCGTTCACACCGGGCGATAGCGTGCACAAGATCACTGTCGGGGGCATCGATCGCGGCTATCGGCTGTACATTCCCGCCGGCCTGCCGCGCGCGGCACCGCTGGTCGTGATGCTGCACGGCTGGACGGGCAGCGCGGCGCAGGCAGAGCAGGAATACGGCTGGAATCAGCTCGCCGACTCCGCCAAGTTTGTGGTCGCCTACCCCGATGGAGTGGGCCGATCGTGGAACGTCGGTGGTTGCTGCGGACGTGCCAGCAGCGATGGCGTCGATGACGTCGGCTTCATCACCGCCGCGGTCCGCGAGGTCGTTGACAACGTCGGCATCGACCCGGCCCGCATCTATGCCGCCGGAATCAGCAACGGCGGCATGATGGCCTACAAATTAGCTTGCGACAGTGCGGTTTTCGCGGCCATCGGGCCTGACGCGGCGACCGAGCTCGAGGCCTGTCCGGCACCGCGCCCGATATCCGTGTTGCACATCCACGGCACCGATGACCGGCTGATTCGTTACGACGGCGAGCCTGGGACCGCTGTCCCGATCAAGACCCCGCCACCGTCTGAAGTCAACGCGTTCTGGCGTGCTGTGGATCAATGCCAGCCGCCGACCACGACCGTCGAGGCGGCGTTGACGACGTCGGTGGCGTCGTGCCCTGGCGGGCGCAGCGTCGAGCTCATCACCGTGGCCGGTGGTGGGCACGACTGGCCGTCGTTCGCCACCCAGCGGATGTGGGACTTCTTCGCCGCGCACCCGGGTTAG
- a CDS encoding deoxyribonuclease IV, translating into MLIGSHVHTDDPLAAAAADGAEVAQFFLGNPQSWKKPQPREDAGTLKASAIPLYVHAPYLINVASANNRVRIPSRKILQDSCDAASEIDATAVIVHGGHADDNDMEAGFERWVKALAALETDMPVYLENTAGGDHAMARHFDTIARLWERIGDTGVGFCLDTCHAWAAGEELIDAVERIKGITGRIDLVHCNDSRDAKGSGADRHANFGTGQIDPQLLVAVVQAAGAPVICETADEGRKDDIAFLREHVS; encoded by the coding sequence GTGCTGATCGGTTCTCATGTCCACACCGACGATCCGCTGGCGGCCGCTGCTGCCGACGGCGCCGAGGTGGCGCAGTTTTTCCTCGGCAACCCGCAGAGCTGGAAGAAGCCCCAGCCCCGCGAGGACGCCGGAACACTCAAAGCGTCGGCCATCCCGCTGTATGTGCATGCGCCGTACCTGATCAACGTGGCTTCGGCCAACAATCGCGTTCGCATCCCATCGCGCAAGATTCTGCAGGACAGCTGCGACGCCGCCAGCGAGATCGACGCGACGGCAGTGATCGTGCACGGCGGTCATGCCGACGACAACGACATGGAGGCCGGCTTCGAACGCTGGGTGAAGGCTCTGGCGGCGCTGGAGACCGACATGCCGGTGTATCTGGAGAACACCGCCGGCGGCGATCACGCGATGGCGCGTCACTTCGACACCATCGCCCGGCTTTGGGAGCGCATCGGCGACACCGGCGTCGGGTTCTGTCTCGACACCTGCCACGCCTGGGCAGCCGGCGAGGAGCTGATCGACGCGGTCGAGCGCATCAAAGGCATCACTGGGCGCATCGATCTGGTGCACTGCAACGATTCCCGTGACGCAAAGGGCTCCGGTGCGGACCGACACGCCAATTTCGGTACGGGACAGATCGATCCGCAGCTTCTCGTGGCTGTCGTGCAGGCCGCCGGTGCTCCGGTGATCTGTGAGACGGCCGACGAGGGCCGCAAGGATGACATCGCCTTCCTCCGCGAACACGTGAGCTAG
- a CDS encoding dihydrofolate reductase family protein yields MAQLLRVHNFMLSRDGFGAGLNQCFERPFGDADQPALFAWVGATASWVGRREPGGTRGLDDYFTRDFTNNVGAEIMGRNKFSPYRGPWQDHPEWQGWWGDEPPFHTPVFVMTHHDRPPLRLSDTTFHFVNGDPADVLDEAKAAAAGKDVRLGGGAGTVRQFLDAGLVDALHVAVADVEIGAGSRLWESPDELDDRFHHEVVPSPSGVTHHLFWRR; encoded by the coding sequence GTGGCCCAATTACTCAGAGTCCACAACTTCATGCTGTCGCGCGACGGGTTCGGGGCGGGGCTCAACCAGTGTTTCGAGCGTCCGTTCGGCGACGCCGATCAACCTGCCCTATTCGCGTGGGTCGGCGCGACGGCGAGCTGGGTGGGCCGCCGCGAGCCCGGCGGAACTCGCGGCCTCGACGACTACTTCACCCGCGACTTCACCAACAACGTCGGTGCGGAGATCATGGGCCGGAACAAGTTCAGCCCGTACCGCGGTCCCTGGCAGGACCACCCCGAGTGGCAGGGATGGTGGGGCGACGAGCCACCGTTCCACACGCCGGTGTTCGTCATGACACATCACGACCGCCCGCCACTGCGACTGTCAGACACGACGTTCCACTTCGTCAACGGTGACCCGGCCGATGTCCTGGATGAGGCGAAGGCGGCCGCGGCCGGCAAGGATGTCCGGCTCGGGGGCGGTGCGGGCACCGTCAGGCAATTCCTCGACGCGGGTCTGGTCGACGCCCTTCACGTGGCGGTCGCTGACGTGGAAATCGGCGCCGGGTCGCGCCTGTGGGAATCACCCGACGAGCTCGACGACCGGTTCCACCATGAGGTGGTGCCCAGCCCTAGTGGGGTGACCCATCACCTGTTCTGGCGGCGATGA